The following are encoded in a window of Anopheles stephensi strain Indian chromosome X, UCI_ANSTEP_V1.0, whole genome shotgun sequence genomic DNA:
- the LOC118511409 gene encoding uncharacterized protein LOC118511409: MMEQQQQQNNLSESKPAQPTPVPLPRPRQHVKQLEPADATTQTTAYINVAVVEPNIPPSINAPVPAPRQRSKVVIFDDGEQHKSKHGTPAECDDERYQNVVIIRPAPPSPVKPASEGNSNKPVNKDRPSDEANTNVRTAPDILLTDNLRDLKLNSELRESEEENRTAGGDGKYKTLSPGDLFKTIGTASRMLTESIGERVAHKTKKVAHNVRNTGTSLVAWGQESRKSAAGKLLKGVGSKPEKPAERPEDHQTGGASSLEQQQQASSPKASGKTRPRSLASPDGVMGKIRFDSPLMNNATRVQATYDTPKKSGLVLRSPDSASSSPAQSSNGGNSSVRVSSSSLASSEGGAGVESARGRFERNAPASQSLYSRIVPKRNRGINNNESVMPPPGLLTRTSKNKSESNLYESIFYVGPPKATEASDGLYGKLNIISRPTISSSSSSSSVSGGGGSEEDNTTIHENIQIREKTTNSKTTAPTAAGASSPSRHRIFSRRLSVGEQQPQQNLRSESWNFYDVSTNAGGSAGVLGDEEEEEEEEEISLSHISTPEPVYENSVEPYRLLPIADQLEMLQPVPIGEDDSIHRLRHDYDEVSIADIIDEFDPLVAGAGGSRTAMEGNIQRPCGNLALIENLLGEESYSRMPKRVSMADRCPKPPKRSDSLFVSETSSVGATATRAAAAAAVPAAPERAVPAKPARRKTRSSTAEQTVSQIIHQNLNLPTGSVENLVELEERFIEPHLSSVCSDVDVQEDGPVDLSYPREPQTSWYVADEEQRQVPQGQVAANNADRFRKRGVVVPINETADPNAKVSKNPPVAQEEGGGPSTAVDDPRTSYLPTYFEAIGGTDPLFERGLAGSPAGAAASIKSPSVATKLLNALKRKPSFNKGGTGEHSSSSSSTVLTTLEMVPKPKLTERLISHKGHVLKFPSGKIGDVLNELSPRSVVLRERIFQTYLDPQQTLPKEAIHLRHILSVQSILQHKFAGEGRLDLHCFEVVLGVPKGVSSSTGGSAGSGSSALAAASMSTNPELLITSGTSANVKLVRQSYMFGTHKRSDRNLWMAKILQSVTDVFGSECDLLREFLRAGWCYVKKSVSAAWSGAWLLLAKRKLYLYSFPEDRLEELDLRKARCIGVVDNEPSTIGNLYVESGPSLFIDCPPYTTLYFVMGSPRETQIWHKVIRQVAHKNGPTLHSQQLTRGDVPVLIDKCINFIYAHGSMSEGIYRKSGSQSSVVRILQLFNEDAFNVQLTRSEYNEYDVAGALKKFIRELPTSFFGNYAASFVAIGTLSGDAQDEQQLKLDSYRQLLDRLPRIEYCTLKKLLGHLAFIASLEQHNRMGVPNLAMIWGSVLLANASQNTVQERGGGYHQQDADVVADLIRLYSSLFPVGAEELYREQLMLSVLKKYHAAAENLSDTVKHSGDLKVWITIDCDSAPEEEGLRSDGSAGRKHGVGKEDKAQVNVDVNPTKTAADICKELAAKTKHPWYKLTLYEVIANDALVRPIHYSEKVLEIVVRWTYWDEADRKNNYLTLKPTTTFNDVYRTIQKAPVLTPTMELKFAERKTKALRNYQLQLIGRGLVVLKKLEKKDKGYEEVMKIDLTQMTAYIGCEPKRDRSSLRWAITLVDHSFKKRTRDSPFIGHVFGGFDFASQILWYSSILYSQYKDDILPSGDLFF, encoded by the exons ATGatggagcagcaacagcaacagaacaACTTAAGCGAGAGCAAACCAGCTCAGCCAACCCCGGTACCATTACCGCGCCCAAGACAGCATGTGAAGCAGCTGGAACCGGCAGACGCAACAACGCAAACGACAGCCTATATCAACGTTGCCGTAGTAGAACCGAACATTCCTCCATCGATTAACGCACCCGTACCGGCCCCGAGACAGCGGTCGAAGGTGGTAATATTTGACGACGGGGAGCAGCATAAATCGAAGCATGGCACGCCCGCGGAATGTGATGATGAGCGTTATCAGAACGTTGTTATCATACGTCCGGCACCACCAAGCCCGGTTAAACCCGCCAGTGAAGGTAATAGCAATAAGCCGGTAAACAAAGATCGTCCTTCGGATGAAGCGAATACCAACGTCCGTACGGCGCCGGATATATTGCTCACAGACAACCTGCGGGATTTGAAGCTTAATAGTGAGCTTCGTGAatcggaagaagaaaaccgaACGGCCGGTGGGGATGGAAAATACAAAACCCTTTCACCGGGCGATCTGTTCAAAACGATCGGCACCGCGTCGCGTATGCTAACCGAATCGATTGGTGAGCGGGTTGCGCACAAGACGAAGAAGGTTGCCCATAACGTGCGCAACACTGGCACAAGCCTGGTCGCTTGGGGTCAGGAATCGCGCAAGAGTGCTGCCGGGAAGCTACTTAAAGGTGTTGGTAGCAAGCCGGAGAAGCCGGCGGAACGTCCGGAAGACCATCAGACGGGAGGAGCATCATCATtggaacagcaacagcaagcaagcagtcCGAAGGCCTCCGGGAAAACAAGACCACGGTCCCTAGCGTCGCCGGATGGTGTAATGGGAAAGATTCGCTTCGATAGTCCACTGATGAACAATGCCACTCGCGTGCAAGCTACGTACGATACACCGAAGAAGAGTGGCCTCGTGCTACGGTCACCCGATTCGGCATCTTCCTCCCCGGCACAGTCATCAAACGGTGGTAATAGCAGCGTGCgtgttagcagcagcagtttagCATCGTCGGAAGGTGGTGCTGGGGTGGAAAGTGCTCGCGGTCGCTTCGAACGGAATGCTCCCGCTAGCCAAAGTCTGTATAGCCGTATCGTGCCGAAGCGGAACCGGGGCATCAACAATAATGAGTCCGTAATGCCTCCACCAGGGCTACTAACACGtaccagcaaaaacaaaagcgaatCAAACCTGTACGAGTCAATATTTTACGTTGGACCACCGAAGGCGACCGAAGCGAGTGATGGGCTGTACGGGAAGTTAAACATTATATCTCGGCCAACAATTTCTTCCAGCTCGAGCAGCAGCTCGGTgtcgggtggtggtggctccGAAGAGGACAACACGACCATCCATGAAAACATACAGATACGGGAAAAAACTACCAACTCCAAAACTACTGCACCCACTGCTGCAGGTGCATCTTCTCCGTCGCGCCATCGTATATTTTCACGGCGTCTTTCAGTCGGGGAGCAGCAACCGCAACAGAATTTACGCTCGGAATCATGGAACTTTTACGACGTAAGCACCAATGCTGGAGGTTCAGCAGGAGTTTTGGGAgatgaagaggaagaagaggaggaggaggagatcAGCCTTTCGCACATAAGCACACCGGAACCGGTGTACGAGAACAGTGTCGAACCATACCGGCTGTTGCCAATAGCTGACCAGCTCGAAATGCTGCAACCGGTACCGATCGGTGAGGACGATAGCATCCACCGTCTGCGGCATGATTACGACGAGGTTTCCATTGCGGACATTATAGACGAGTTTGATCCATTGGTGGCTGGTGCTGGCGGTAGTCGTACGGCAATGGAAGGCAACATCCAGCGACCGTGCGGTAATTTGGCGCTGATCGAGAATCTGCTCGGCGAGGAATCGTACAGTCGGATGCCGAAGCGTGTGTCAATGGCGGATCGTTGTCCGAAACCGCCAAAACGTTCCGattcgttgtttgtgtcggaaaCGTCTTCCGTAGGAGCAACAGCAactagagcagcagcagcagcagcagtaccagcagcaccagagcGTGCTGTTCCTGCTAAGCCGGCGCGTCGAAAGACCAGATCGAGTACTGCAGAGCAAACTGTTAGTCAAATCATACATCAAAATCTAAACCTTCCCACCGGTAGTGTGGAAAACCTGGTCGAGCTGGAGGAACGATTTATTGAACCACATCTTTCGTCCGTATGCTCTGATGTTGATGTGCAGGAAGACGGTCCGGTTGATTTGAGCTATCCACGAGAACCACAAACGAGCTGGTACGTTGCGGATGAGGAGCAACGGCAAGTTCCACAAGGTCAGGTAGCGGCTAACAACGCCGATCGGTTCCGGAAACGCGGTGTTGTTGTTCCCATTAATGAGACTGCCGATCCGAACGCGAAGGTTTCAAAGAATCCGCCTGTGGCACAGGAAGAAGGTGGAGGGCCATCAACGGCAGTGGATGATCCAAGAACGTCCTATCTGCCCACCTATTTCGAAGCAATCGGTGGAACGGATCCACTCTTTGAGCGTGGTCTGGCTGGATCTCCCGCTGGTGCTGCGGCCTCCATCAAGTCCCCCAGCGTTGCCACAAAGCTGTTGAACGCATTAAAACGGAAGCCCAGCTTTAACAAGGGTGGCACTGGCGAAcattcctcctcctcctcctccaccgtgCTAACCACACTCGAGATGGTCCCGAAGCCGAAGCTAACCGAGCGGCTCATCTCACACAAAGGACACGTGCTGAAATTTCCCTCCGGCAAGATCGGCGACGTACTGAACGAACTGTCTCCTCGGTCGGTAGTGTTGCGCGAGCGTATCTTCCAAACCTATCTCGACCCACAGCAAACCCTGCCGAAGGAAGCGATCCATCTCCGTCACATCCTCTCGGTACAGAGCATCCTGCAGCACAAGTTTGCCGGCGAAGGACGACTCGATCTGCACTGTTTCGAGGTGGTGCTCGGTGTGCCGAAGGGTGTCAGCTCGTCGACTGGTGGATCGGCTGGCAGTGGTTCATCGGCACTGGCCGCCGCATCCATGTCCACCAATCCGGAGTTATTGATTACGAGTGGTACATCAGCAAACGTGAAACTCGTACGTCAGTCGTACATGTTCGGCACGCACAAACGTTCCGATCGGAATCTGTGGATGGCGAAAATTCTCCAATCGGTAACGGATGTGTTCGGGAGCGAGTGTGATTTATTGCGTGAGTTTCTACGGGCGGGTTGGTGTTACGTGAAGAAATCCGTATCGGCGGCATGGTCCGGTGCGTGGTTGCTGCTAGCGAAACGTAAACTGTATCTGTACAGCTTTCCGGAGGATCGGTTGGAAGAGCTCGATTTACGTAAGGCACGGTGTATCGGGGTGGTTGACAATGAACCGAGCACGATCGGCAATCTATACGTCGAGTCCGGGCCCAGCCTGTTCATCGACTGTCCGCCATACACGACACTTTACTTCGTGATGGGATCACCGCGTGAAACACAAATCTGGCACAAGGTGATCCGGCAGGTGGCGCACAAAAACGGACCTACACTGCACAGCCAGCAGCTAACGCGGGGTGACGTGCCCGTGCTGATAGACAAATGCATTAACTTCATCTACGCGCACGGCTCCATGTCGGAGGGTATCTACCGGAAGTCAGGCTCCCAGTCATCCGTAGTGCGCATCCTGCAGCTCTTCAACGAGGACGCGTTCAACGTCCAGCTGACGCGGAGCGAGTACAACGAGTACGATGTGGCGGGTGCGTTGAAAAAATTCATTCGCGAGCTACCGACCTCATTTTTCGGCAATTACGCGGCATCGTTCGTTGCGATCGGCACGCTCAGCGGCGATGCGCAGGACGAACAGCAGCTCAAGCTTGATTCGTACCGGCAGTTGCTCGATCGGTTGCCCCGCATCGAGTACTGCACGTTGAAAAAGTTGCTAGGCCATCTCGCGTTCATAGCATCGCTCGAGCAGCACAATCGGATGGGTGTGCCGAACCTTGCGATGATCTGGGGATCCGTGTTGCTTGCCAACGCGAGCCAGAACACCGTACAGGAGCGTGGCGGTGGGTATCACCAGCAGGATGCGGACGTGGTGGCGGATCTGATCCGACTATACAGCAGCCTGTTTCCGGTCGGGGCCGAAGAGCTGTACCGCGAGCAGCTGATGCTGTCGGTGCTGAAGAAGTATCATGCTGCGGCAGAAAATCTTTCGGACACTGTTAAACATTCGGGTGATTTGAAGGTATGGATCACGATCGATTGCGACAGTGCGCCCGAGGAGGAAGGCCTGCGTAGTGATGGTTCTGCTGGGAGAAAACATGGTGTGGGAAAGGAG GACAAAGCGCAAGTGAACGTAGACGTCAATCCTACGAAAACTGCTGCCGACATATGCAAGGAGCTGgcagcaaaaaccaaacatcCCTGGTATAAGCTTACACTGTACGAGGTGATTGCGAACGATGCGCTCGTTCGCCCAATACACTACAGCGAGAAAGTGCTGGAGATTGTTGTTCG ATGGACGTACTGGGACGAAGCGGATCGGAAAAATAATTACCTCACGCTCAAACCAACGACCACGTTCAACGATGTGTATCGTACCATCCAGAAGGCACCGGTCCTTACGCCCACGATGGAACTAAAGTTTGCCGAGCGGAAGACGAAAGCCCTGCGCAACTATCAGCTACAACTGATCGGACGTGGCCTGGTGGTGTTGAAAAAGCTGGAAAAGAAGGATAAAGGGTACGAGGAGGTGATGAAGATTGATCTCACCCAAATGACGGCGTACATTGGGTGTGAGCCAAAGCGTGATCGGTCCAGCCTACGGTGGGCCATCACGCTGGTGGATCATAGCTTCAAGAAGAG AACACGCGACTCCCCATTCATCGGCCATGTGTTTGGAGGGTTCGATTTCGCTAGCCAAATACTGTGGTATTCGAGTATTCTCTACAGCCAgtataaggatgacattctgCCTAGTggggatttatttttttga
- the LOC118511800 gene encoding zinc finger protein-like 1 homolog isoform X2 produces MGLCKCPKRQVTTQFCFEHRVNVCENCMVVNHTKCTVQSYIQWLKDSDFDTNCTLCGSPRDSDDCVRLICYHVFHWKCLNARQQMLPPNTAPGGHTCPICSEPLFPPSNLVSPVADVLRVRLGQVNWGRNELGLSLMLDEKHPDATSKPSVELMANQRNGGTMTTTSGYSDVHGGMAMAQNRVMGGSIGSSTNHASSGKERPETPHSVLNLDPYVSIANSRRSTLLAREPPIGGSDRDDNKYKRRTPKEIFSRWSRRLYAPSVRPVWRKTWFLVATGLLGFVCIVYVMATISRGGGDDEQSLGGDRELGGFIPNRNLPHAEE; encoded by the exons ATGGGTCTCTGCAAGTGTCCCAAGCGACAGGTAACGACGCAATTCTGCTTCGAGCATCGGGTGAACGTATGTGAAAACTGTATGGTAGTGAACCACACGAAG TGTACCGTACAGTCATACATTCAGTGGTTGAAGGATAGCGATTTCGACACCAACTGTACCCTTTGCGGTAGTCCACGCGACAGTGACGATTGTGTTCGGCTCATATGCTACC ATGTCTTTCACTGGAAATGTCTTAACGCCCGACAGCAAATGCTACCCCCAAATACGGCCCCCGGTGGCCACACCTGTCCGATTTGCAGTGAACCATTGTTTCCGCCCAGCAATCTGGTGTCGCCGGTGGCGGACGTGCTGCGCGTACGGCTTGGCCAGGTGAACTGGGGCCGAAATGAGCTAGGCTTATCGTTG ATGCTGGATGAGAAGCACCCGGATGCTACATCGAAACCGTCAGTGGAGTTGATGGCAAATCAGCGGAACGGTGGCACCATGACGACCACTTCCGGATACAGTGACGTGCACGGCGGGATGGCAATGGCTCAGAATCGGGTAATGGGTGGCAGCATCGGTAGCAGTACGAATCATGCGTCGTCCGGTAAAGAACGTCCCGAAACACCTCATTCGGTGCTAAATCTCGATCCGTACGTTAGTATTG CAAACAGCCGTCGATCGACACTGCTCGCTCGGGAACCACCGATCGGTGGATCGGATCGGGACGACAACAAGTACAAGCGACGCACGCCGAAGGAAATCTTTTCCCGCTGGTCCCGCCGGCTGTACGCACCGTCCGTACGGCCCGTTTGGCGAAAGACGTGGTTCCTGGTTGCGACGGGGCTGTTGGGCTTTGTGTGCATCGTGTACGTGATGGCAACGATCAGCaggggtggtggtgatgacgAACAGAGCCTAGGTGGTGACCGGGAGCTAGGTGGTTTCATTCCGAATCGCAATCTACCGCACGCCGAAGAGTGA
- the LOC118511800 gene encoding zinc finger protein-like 1 homolog isoform X1, producing the protein MGLCKCPKRQVTTQFCFEHRVNVCENCMVVNHTKCTVQSYIQWLKDSDFDTNCTLCGSPRDSDDCVRLICYHVFHWKCLNARQQMLPPNTAPGGHTCPICSEPLFPPSNLVSPVADVLRVRLGQVNWGRNELGLSLVDIRHQRTERKVEIQIHSGYFGAFQMLDEKHPDATSKPSVELMANQRNGGTMTTTSGYSDVHGGMAMAQNRVMGGSIGSSTNHASSGKERPETPHSVLNLDPYVSIANSRRSTLLAREPPIGGSDRDDNKYKRRTPKEIFSRWSRRLYAPSVRPVWRKTWFLVATGLLGFVCIVYVMATISRGGGDDEQSLGGDRELGGFIPNRNLPHAEE; encoded by the exons ATGGGTCTCTGCAAGTGTCCCAAGCGACAGGTAACGACGCAATTCTGCTTCGAGCATCGGGTGAACGTATGTGAAAACTGTATGGTAGTGAACCACACGAAG TGTACCGTACAGTCATACATTCAGTGGTTGAAGGATAGCGATTTCGACACCAACTGTACCCTTTGCGGTAGTCCACGCGACAGTGACGATTGTGTTCGGCTCATATGCTACC ATGTCTTTCACTGGAAATGTCTTAACGCCCGACAGCAAATGCTACCCCCAAATACGGCCCCCGGTGGCCACACCTGTCCGATTTGCAGTGAACCATTGTTTCCGCCCAGCAATCTGGTGTCGCCGGTGGCGGACGTGCTGCGCGTACGGCTTGGCCAGGTGAACTGGGGCCGAAATGAGCTAGGCTTATCGTTGGTAGACATCAGACACCAGCGTACAGAACGGAAGGTAGAGATACAAATTCATTCCGGATACTTTGGCGCATTTCAGATGCTGGATGAGAAGCACCCGGATGCTACATCGAAACCGTCAGTGGAGTTGATGGCAAATCAGCGGAACGGTGGCACCATGACGACCACTTCCGGATACAGTGACGTGCACGGCGGGATGGCAATGGCTCAGAATCGGGTAATGGGTGGCAGCATCGGTAGCAGTACGAATCATGCGTCGTCCGGTAAAGAACGTCCCGAAACACCTCATTCGGTGCTAAATCTCGATCCGTACGTTAGTATTG CAAACAGCCGTCGATCGACACTGCTCGCTCGGGAACCACCGATCGGTGGATCGGATCGGGACGACAACAAGTACAAGCGACGCACGCCGAAGGAAATCTTTTCCCGCTGGTCCCGCCGGCTGTACGCACCGTCCGTACGGCCCGTTTGGCGAAAGACGTGGTTCCTGGTTGCGACGGGGCTGTTGGGCTTTGTGTGCATCGTGTACGTGATGGCAACGATCAGCaggggtggtggtgatgacgAACAGAGCCTAGGTGGTGACCGGGAGCTAGGTGGTTTCATTCCGAATCGCAATCTACCGCACGCCGAAGAGTGA
- the LOC118511681 gene encoding uncharacterized protein LOC118511681, with protein MFFSDRKMAGTTASLLSLLVMNLLGALVARCGDIGIEADLTISAEGILNEQLMPITYLMMDGACAVGTQKDGCAQDKGAESRTESDQAGELPLNDLGTDASYSSALSMLDFHRTMINLYRCKGFLAKRIINVYPTQSQLFKRMSSAMPNSSTSSLVMNGPQDTMDGMLYDPGSSGYKEWLTKTSTLDDIYENFLSTRKLANDTLNRNLHHATLHRVSESHHPTSNPRLGQEEYFDEGIITGFAMQPDHVGSLQQGGASSSNYERYGGGQHDLQLRQSKYQRGLLQGEEADGYEASRGDYGYHHHHHHAAPVVEYEEKPIDKSLLGLKDLFDIALTTLAYLSFGMFILQVIMCITMTKSDSSMMILPTTSEVEVEEEEGRRFARALHVEGSARARELNQLAMYVVDSIDTITKRGTERRRDICLQACLCKANRFSRTLTSIHGYWISVWSFGVSWLARYKQSSRNISSFALKCMSAALIGLGNGKCSELYPCGGGNN; from the exons ATGTTCTTTAGTGATCGGAAGATGGCTGGTACTACTGCTAgcttgttgtcgttgttggtgATGAATTTACTGGGAGCACTAGTCGCGCGTTGTGGTGATATCGGAATAGAAGCTGACCTAACGATTTCTGCTGAGGGTATTTTGAACGAGCAGTTGATGCCGATAACGTACTTGATGATGGATGGTGCTTGTGCAGTGGGTACTCAGAAGGACGGCTGTGCGCAGGATAAGGGGGCTGAAAGTCGTACCGAATCGGACCAGGCAGGGGAGCTACCATTGAACGATCTTGGTACCGATGCAAGTTACAGTAGTGCCCTATCCATGCTAGATTTTCATCG TACCATGATAAATCTTTATCGTTGCAAGGGCTTCCTTGCCAAGCGTATCATCAACGTGTATCCGACACAATCGCAGCTCTTTAAGCGTATGAGCTCGGCGATGCCGAACAGTAGTACCTCCTCGCTAGTGATGAACGGACCGCAGGATACTATGGACGGCATGCTGTACGATCCTGGCTCTTCCGGATACAAAGAATGGCTCACAAA GACTTCTACACTGGATGACATATACGAAAATTTTCTCTCTACGCGCAAGCTGGCAAATGATACACTAAATCGCAATCTTCATCATGCCACTCTGCATCGGGTGTCCGAATCACATCATCCCACCTCGAACCCTCGACTAGGGCAGGAGGAGTACTTCGATGAAGGCATCATCACCGGGTTCGCGATGCAGCCGGATCATGTTGGAAGTCTGCAGCAGGGTGGTGCCTCCTCCTCGAACTACGAACGGTACGGTGGTGGTCAGCACGATCTTCAACTCAGACAGTCCAAGTACCAGCGGGGTCTGCTGCAAGGCGAAGAAGCTGATGGTTATGAAGCTTCACGCGGTGATTATGgttaccaccatcaccaccaccatgcgGCCCCTGTGGTGGAGTACGAGGAAAAACCGATCGACAAGAGTTTGCTCGGTTTGAAGGATCTGTTCGATATTGCGCTTACAACGCTCGCGTACCTTTCGTTCGGGATGTTTATACTGCAGGTGATCATGTGCATCACGATGACGAAAAGTGATTCGAGCATGATGATACTGCCGACCACTTCGGAGGTGGAGGTGGAAGAGGAGGAGGGACGCCGATTTGCGCGTGCATTGCACGTGGAGGGGTCGGCtagggcacgtgaacttaaTCAGCTGGCAATGTACGTAGTTGATTCGATCGATACCATCACAAAGCGTGGAACGGAACGGCGGCGAGATATCTGCCTGCAGGCATGTCTGTGCAAAGCGAACCGATTTTCCCGTACGCTAACCAGCATCCATGGATATTGGATCAGTGTTTGGAG tttcgGCGTATCCTGGCTAGCACGGTACAAGCAGTCGTCCAGAAACATATCTTCCTTTGCATTAAAGTGCATGAGCGCGGCTCTGATAGGGCTCGGGAATGGAAAGTGCTCAGAACTATATCCTTGTGGTGGGGGAAACAACTAG